A region of Nostoc sp. 'Peltigera membranacea cyanobiont' N6 DNA encodes the following proteins:
- a CDS encoding dihydrolipoyl dehydrogenase family protein, translating into METADVIVIGSGQGGIPLAADFASSGRNVVLFERDALGGSCINYGCTPSKAFLAAAHAAGRAGQAAKLGIHAQVEVDFSAVMERVRSIRSQFNQGVKRRLDSAGVRVVCAEAAFTGERIVSGGGVAVQAPLIVINTGTSSTIPDIPGLAGTPYLTNRNFFDLQQIPPRLLVVGGGYIALELGQGMARLGSQTELIVRGARLLAQEESDVSAVLADAFEQDGIGLHFNVTVQQVAYTNGVFTLTLNNGEVLDGEALLIATGRKPNTQALNSAVTGVELDAQGFIKIDEQFQTTCAGIYAIGDAAKQPAFTHVSWEDYRRLKAILCGEHRTRNDRVLGYAVYTEPQVGRVGMTLEQAHKQGITAREVTLSMAHIARSIEWGHDLGFYRMVIDTETNLILGATLVGYETAELVHVFLSLMEAKATWQVLEQSVHIHPTYGEALPSLARLLVGDDMPTCPNM; encoded by the coding sequence ATGGAAACAGCAGATGTAATTGTGATTGGAAGCGGTCAGGGCGGAATTCCACTTGCAGCTGACTTTGCATCATCAGGTCGAAACGTCGTTCTATTTGAGCGCGATGCATTGGGAGGCAGTTGCATAAACTATGGTTGCACACCTTCTAAAGCCTTTCTAGCCGCTGCCCATGCCGCAGGTCGCGCAGGGCAAGCTGCAAAGCTAGGCATACACGCGCAGGTCGAGGTCGATTTTTCTGCGGTGATGGAGCGTGTGCGTAGTATTCGCAGCCAGTTTAACCAGGGTGTCAAACGGCGACTAGACAGTGCAGGGGTTCGAGTAGTCTGCGCTGAAGCTGCTTTCACCGGAGAGAGAATTGTAAGCGGAGGAGGTGTGGCTGTGCAGGCTCCGCTCATTGTTATCAACACAGGAACATCCTCTACTATTCCTGATATTCCTGGTTTAGCTGGAACGCCTTATCTGACCAACCGAAATTTCTTTGATTTGCAGCAGATTCCGCCCCGGTTGCTCGTGGTCGGCGGTGGCTATATTGCCCTGGAGTTAGGGCAGGGAATGGCACGTTTAGGGAGCCAAACTGAATTGATTGTGCGGGGCGCTCGGCTGCTGGCTCAAGAAGAATCCGATGTCAGTGCTGTGCTTGCTGATGCCTTTGAGCAAGACGGAATTGGACTGCATTTCAATGTGACAGTTCAGCAGGTTGCTTATACCAACGGTGTATTTACCCTAACACTGAACAATGGTGAAGTACTGGATGGAGAAGCATTGCTGATTGCGACTGGGCGCAAACCGAATACTCAGGCATTAAATTCTGCGGTGACAGGTGTTGAATTAGATGCACAGGGTTTTATTAAAATCGACGAGCAATTTCAAACGACTTGCGCTGGGATTTATGCGATCGGAGACGCTGCCAAACAGCCTGCTTTTACGCATGTTTCTTGGGAAGACTATCGTCGCTTGAAAGCCATTCTGTGTGGCGAACACCGGACACGCAACGATCGGGTGTTAGGCTATGCCGTCTACACTGAGCCACAAGTGGGTCGAGTGGGTATGACGTTAGAGCAGGCTCACAAACAGGGCATTACTGCCCGTGAAGTCACCCTGTCAATGGCTCATATTGCCCGTAGCATTGAGTGGGGGCACGATTTGGGTTTCTACCGCATGGTCATCGACACCGAGACGAATTTGATTTTAGGAGCAACGCTGGTTGGTTACGAAACGGCTGAACTGGTGCATGTCTTTTTGTCACTTATGGAAGCTAAAGCAACGTGGCAGGTACTTGAACAATCGGTTCACATTCACCCAACTTACGGTGAGGCATTGCCCAGTCTCGCAAGGCTACTCGTTGGAGATGATATGCCAACCTGTCCCAATATGTAA